The nucleotide sequence GGAGAGTTTCATCCGCGACCAGTTCCGGCCGACTCGCCTGAGCGCGTGACCTCATTGTCACGGTGACGGCCAGGCTAAGCCCTTGCGGTTGCGCCGCGCGTCCCCTTCCGGGTATGGTTCCGGCGGTTCATGAAAGCTCCCGGGGACAGACGTCCCGTTGGGGCGCCGCCCGCCACGCCGCGATCCATCCATGACGAAGGAAAGAACCGAGCTGGCCACGCCGAGTCTCAGCGGCCTGCTCGATTTCTGGCTCACCAAATGCGTCAACGGGCAGCCGCCGGCTCCCGAGACGATCTCCCCGGTCGATCTCCGGCCATGGAAGGACAATATCGTCGTCTTCGAGGTGATCGGAGACGATGCGTTCGTCTATTCCTATTACGGCAAGGCGCTCGCCGCGGCCTTCGGCCAGTCGCGCCTGGGCGCGACGCTGGACGACCTGCCGCCGGAGCAGCGCGCCATCCTGCTGCCGGAATACGACACCGTGCGGCGGGAGCGGCTGCCGGTCGCCCGCATCCACACCGCCGACTTCGGCGGGCGGCAGCGGAGCTGGGAACGGCTGGTCCTGCCGATGTCGAGCGACGGCGCCACCATCGACAAGCTGCTGGTCGCCGCCTACGAGCTGCCGGCCGCCAAGGTGATCCCGCATCCGGCCGGCCGCCTGCCCCTGCCCGTCCCGCCTTCCACCGTCAAGACTCCCGGAGCCCCGGCATGACGCCGCGCACGCCCCACCTCGCCGCCCCGTCGACCCAGGCGGGCGTCGTGACCGCCGACGAGTTCAACCTGTGGTGCGCGCTGAACGGCCGCCCCTTCAACCTGATCGCCAACCCGCGCCCCGACGGCCGCATCCTGTGGGACGTCGAGGTGCTGCCCGGCACGCCGCGCGCCGGCACCGCCTATTCCACCAACCTGGCGGACGAGGCGCTGGCCGTGGTCGCCGGCTTCGCCTTCCTGTCGGGCATCGAGTGGGCCTACGAGGCGCGCGGCACGGAAGAGCCGGCGGCACATCCCGCCGCCGCCCCGGCGGCGACGGTCCCCCCGGCGCCGGCGGGCGGTCCGGCGGCCGGCCCCGCAGCCGGCCCGGCCCCCGCGCCGGCCACCACGCAGCCCCCCTCCCCCGGCGCCGTGGCGGCGGCGGCCGTTCCCGCCCACGCGCCGGCCCACGTCCAGGTACCGGCCCATGTCCAGGTGCCGGCTCCGGCGGTGGCGGAGGGGCCGGTGGAGTATCCGGCCGTCTATACCCTGCCGGCGGTCGCCCTGCTGCAGAACCCGCCGCCGCGCCCGCCGCAGCAGCATGACGAGACGGTGCTGGCGCGCAACGCGCGGATGCTGGAGACGGTGCTGAAGAACTTCCGCGTCCGCGGCGAGATCATGGACGTGCGGCCCGGCCCGGTGGTGACGCTCTACGAGTTCGAGCCGGCGCCCGGCACCAAGTCGGCCACCGTCATCAACCTGACCGACGACATCGCCCGCTCGATGAGCGTGGTGACCGCGCGTATCGCCATCGTCCCCGGCCGCAGCGTGATCGGCGTCGAGCTGCCGAACCCGGTGCGCGAGATGGTCTATCTGCGCGAGATCTTCGACCACCCGACCTTCCGCGACAATTCCACCGCCCAGCTCGCCATCGCGCTCGGCAAGGACATCAGCGGCGAGCCGGTGGTGGCCGACCTCGCCCGCATGCCGCACCTGCTGGTCGCCGGCACCACCGGCTCGGGCAAGTCGGTGGCGATCAACACGATGATCCTGTCGCTGCTCTACCGGCTGCCGCCGGAGCGCTGCCGCTTCATCATGGTCGATCCCAAGATGCTGGAGCTGTCGGTCTATGACGGCATCCCGCACCTGCTGACCCCGGTGGTGACCGACCCCAAGAAGGCGGTGGTGGCCCTGCGCTGGGCCGTGCGCGAGATGGAGAGCCGCTACGAGGCGATGTCCAAGCTCGGCGTGCGCAACATCGAGGGCTACAACGCCCGCATGGCGGAGATGATCGCCGCCGGCGAGAAGATGCCGCGCCGCACCCCGCCGGGCGAGCCGGAGTCGGTCTTCGACCTGACGCCGCAGGACCCGACGCCGCTGCCCTACATCGTGGTCATCGTCGACGAGATGGCCGACCTGATGCTGGTGGCGGGCAAGGAGATCGAGGCGGCGATCCAGCGCCTCGCCCAGATGGCGCGCGCCGCCGGCATCCACCTGATCATGGCGACGCAGCGCCCGTCGGTCGACGTCATCACCGGCACCATCAAGGCCAACTTCCCGACCCGCATCAGCTTCCAGGTCACCAGCAAGATCGACAGCCGCACCATCCTGGGCGAGGCGGGGGCGGAACAGCTCCTCGGCCAGGGCGACATGCTCTACATGCAGGGCGGCGGCCGCATCATGCGCGTCCACGGCCCCTTCGTCTCCGACGCCGAGGTCGAGGAGATCGTCCAGTTCGTCAAGGCGCAGGGCGCCCCGAACTACGTCACCGCGATCACCGAGGAGGAGGAGGAGCCGGTCGCCATGGAGGACGACGACGGCGGCGCCAACGGCTCCAGCGGCGACGACCTCTACCTGCAGGCCGTCAACCTGGTGGTGCGCGAGGGCAAGGTGTCGGTCAGCTTCATCCAGCGCCAGCTCCAGATCGGC is from Azospirillum thermophilum and encodes:
- a CDS encoding PAS domain-containing protein, coding for MTKERTELATPSLSGLLDFWLTKCVNGQPPAPETISPVDLRPWKDNIVVFEVIGDDAFVYSYYGKALAAAFGQSRLGATLDDLPPEQRAILLPEYDTVRRERLPVARIHTADFGGRQRSWERLVLPMSSDGATIDKLLVAAYELPAAKVIPHPAGRLPLPVPPSTVKTPGAPA
- a CDS encoding DNA translocase FtsK gives rise to the protein MTPRTPHLAAPSTQAGVVTADEFNLWCALNGRPFNLIANPRPDGRILWDVEVLPGTPRAGTAYSTNLADEALAVVAGFAFLSGIEWAYEARGTEEPAAHPAAAPAATVPPAPAGGPAAGPAAGPAPAPATTQPPSPGAVAAAAVPAHAPAHVQVPAHVQVPAPAVAEGPVEYPAVYTLPAVALLQNPPPRPPQQHDETVLARNARMLETVLKNFRVRGEIMDVRPGPVVTLYEFEPAPGTKSATVINLTDDIARSMSVVTARIAIVPGRSVIGVELPNPVREMVYLREIFDHPTFRDNSTAQLAIALGKDISGEPVVADLARMPHLLVAGTTGSGKSVAINTMILSLLYRLPPERCRFIMVDPKMLELSVYDGIPHLLTPVVTDPKKAVVALRWAVREMESRYEAMSKLGVRNIEGYNARMAEMIAAGEKMPRRTPPGEPESVFDLTPQDPTPLPYIVVIVDEMADLMLVAGKEIEAAIQRLAQMARAAGIHLIMATQRPSVDVITGTIKANFPTRISFQVTSKIDSRTILGEAGAEQLLGQGDMLYMQGGGRIMRVHGPFVSDAEVEEIVQFVKAQGAPNYVTAITEEEEEPVAMEDDDGGANGSSGDDLYLQAVNLVVREGKVSVSFIQRQLQIGYNRAARLVERMEQERVVGPANHQGKREVLLSPAGLSAKRAGM